One genomic window of Desulfitobacterium chlororespirans DSM 11544 includes the following:
- a CDS encoding phosphoadenylyl-sulfate reductase, translated as MDRSDLNLDLDKINRAFAGEDPRKLLAHVVEKIGPARIALASSLSIEDQVLTQMLLKIDARARIFFIDTGRNFQQTYDLMEETMGRYEFHYEVYAPENSELEPFLAEYGPNAFYDKVELRQKCCELRKVRSLQRVLSTVDGWICGLRREQSPTRQEIGLLEWDSRHAIYKVNPLAAWSEEQVWAYIRRENIPYSSLYNKGFRSIGCQPCTRAVAPGADVRSGRWWWEDPSKKECGLHPSLNPPAKEEEKR; from the coding sequence ATGGACAGATCGGATCTCAATTTGGATCTTGATAAGATAAACCGAGCCTTTGCCGGGGAAGACCCCCGCAAGCTTTTGGCCCATGTGGTGGAAAAAATCGGTCCGGCGCGGATTGCTCTGGCTTCCAGCCTTTCCATTGAGGATCAAGTGCTGACCCAGATGCTATTAAAGATCGATGCCCGGGCCCGGATCTTCTTTATCGATACAGGCCGGAATTTTCAGCAGACTTATGATCTGATGGAAGAGACCATGGGTCGCTATGAGTTTCATTATGAGGTATACGCGCCGGAGAATTCGGAGCTGGAGCCATTTCTGGCGGAATATGGCCCCAATGCTTTTTATGATAAGGTCGAACTGCGCCAAAAATGTTGTGAGCTGAGAAAAGTCAGGTCCTTGCAGCGGGTCTTATCTACCGTAGACGGCTGGATTTGCGGACTGCGCAGGGAGCAGAGCCCTACCCGCCAGGAAATCGGTTTGCTGGAATGGGATTCCCGCCACGCTATCTATAAAGTGAATCCTCTGGCGGCCTGGAGCGAAGAGCAGGTTTGGGCTTATATCCGCCGGGAAAACATTCCCTACAGTTCCCTATACAACAAAGGTTTCCGCAGCATTGGCTGTCAGCCCTGCACCCGGGCGGTGGCCCCCGGGGCGGATGTACGCAGCGGCAGGTGGTGGTGGGAAGACCCCTCTAAAAAAGAATGCGGGCTGCATCCATCCCTGAACCCGCCTGCAAAGGAGGAAGAAAAGCGATGA
- the cysD gene encoding sulfate adenylyltransferase subunit CysD, which produces MNHLDKLEAQSVYILREAYREFKNICMLWSIGKDSTVLLWLARKAFFGHVPIPLVHIDTHYKIPEMIHYRDQLARQWQLTMIYGENKEALDGGRTFPDGKTDRISCCQALKTEALKNTLSGEWPRYILDLETGQYRPDGSREKYTGVIVGVRADEEGSRSKERYFSPRDQENDWDVGDQPPEFWNQFKTDFAPGTHIRIHPLLDWTELNVWEYIEREKIPVTSLYFDQGEGKRYRSLGCYPCTLPVESPARNVEEIIEELRSGKFAKIAERSGRAQDKDDGGGLETLRRGGYM; this is translated from the coding sequence ATGAACCATCTGGATAAGCTGGAAGCGCAAAGCGTCTATATCCTGAGAGAGGCTTACCGTGAATTTAAAAATATCTGCATGCTCTGGTCCATCGGCAAGGACAGCACCGTTCTGCTATGGCTGGCCCGCAAGGCTTTTTTCGGGCATGTACCCATTCCCCTGGTGCATATTGACACCCACTATAAAATACCGGAAATGATTCACTACCGGGACCAACTGGCCCGGCAATGGCAGCTGACCATGATTTACGGGGAGAACAAGGAGGCCTTGGACGGGGGCAGAACCTTTCCGGACGGGAAAACGGACCGGATCAGCTGCTGTCAGGCGTTGAAAACGGAAGCCTTGAAAAATACCCTTTCCGGGGAATGGCCCCGCTATATTCTGGATCTGGAAACCGGCCAATATCGACCGGATGGCAGCCGGGAAAAGTACACCGGGGTGATTGTGGGGGTACGGGCGGATGAGGAAGGAAGCCGTTCCAAAGAGCGGTATTTCTCCCCCCGGGATCAGGAAAATGATTGGGATGTGGGGGATCAGCCCCCGGAATTCTGGAATCAGTTCAAAACCGATTTTGCCCCCGGCACCCATATCCGAATTCATCCCCTTCTGGACTGGACGGAGCTGAATGTCTGGGAATATATCGAGCGGGAGAAGATCCCGGTGACATCCCTTTATTTTGATCAGGGGGAGGGCAAACGCTACCGTTCCCTGGGCTGTTATCCCTGCACCTTACCGGTGGAATCACCGGCCCGCAATGTGGAAGAAATTATTGAGGAGCTGCGCAGCGGCAAGTTTGCCAAGATCGCCGAACGGTCGGGACGGGCCCAGGATAAGGATGACGGGGGCGGACTGGAAACCCTGCGGAGAGGCGGGTATATGTAA
- a CDS encoding GTP-binding protein codes for MDNREQMNIVIVGHVDHGKSTVIGRLLADTGSLPEGKLEAVQEYCRKNARPFEYAFLLDALKDEQAQGITIDTARSFFKTGKRDYIIIDAPGHIEFLKNMVTGASRAEAALLVIDAKEGIRENSKRHGHIAAMLGIRQVVVLVNKMDLVDFDRQTFETIRREFGEFLHKLNIQPVNFIPLSAFNGDNIAVRSQRTAWYEGPTVLEQLDSLSNRKGNQELPLRMPVQDIYKFTAAGDDRRIVAGTILSGTIRSGDEVVFLPSRKRSVIQSIEGFNVSQRNMAYADEAVGLTLKTQIYIKPGELMVKAQDKQPQMGSRFKANIFWVGKAPLIKNKTYKLKIGTLKIGVKMVEILNIIDAAELNIDTFKDQAEKHDVAECIFETAKPIAFDPVTEMEQTGRFVIVDNYEISGGGIILEQVDDDRSSLQEHVRQRETQWEKGLIQPAQRAGIYGHKAKFIVLTSGSADHGPVIETIARELEQTLFRLNYKAYYLGVRNLLHGLAAEETIKDWSRDREIRQVGELARILTDSGQIFITTVFNLEDDEAENLKLLNQPSEILVITIGESPFYSFQPDASLEVEGAVAAVGGLLQKQEIILDYYL; via the coding sequence ATGGACAACAGAGAACAGATGAACATCGTGATTGTGGGCCATGTGGACCACGGTAAAAGTACGGTGATCGGCAGGCTGCTGGCGGATACCGGTTCCCTGCCCGAGGGCAAGCTGGAAGCGGTACAGGAATACTGCCGCAAGAATGCCCGGCCTTTTGAGTATGCCTTTCTGCTGGATGCGTTAAAAGACGAACAAGCTCAGGGGATTACCATCGATACGGCCCGCAGTTTTTTTAAAACCGGCAAAAGGGACTATATCATCATCGACGCCCCCGGTCATATCGAATTCCTGAAAAATATGGTGACGGGAGCTTCCCGGGCGGAGGCCGCTCTGTTGGTCATCGACGCTAAGGAAGGAATCCGGGAGAACTCCAAACGTCACGGCCATATCGCGGCCATGCTGGGCATCCGCCAGGTGGTGGTGCTGGTCAACAAAATGGATCTGGTGGATTTTGACCGGCAGACGTTTGAGACTATCCGCCGGGAATTCGGTGAATTTTTGCATAAGCTCAACATCCAGCCGGTTAATTTTATTCCTCTCAGCGCCTTTAACGGAGACAATATCGCAGTCCGTTCCCAGCGCACTGCGTGGTATGAAGGGCCGACCGTCCTGGAACAGCTGGACAGCCTGAGCAACCGCAAAGGCAACCAGGAACTTCCTTTGCGGATGCCGGTTCAGGATATATATAAATTTACGGCGGCCGGAGATGATCGGCGCATTGTGGCCGGAACGATCCTCAGCGGCACCATCCGCAGTGGGGATGAAGTGGTTTTTCTCCCCTCCCGGAAAAGAAGCGTGATCCAGAGCATCGAAGGATTTAATGTCTCTCAGCGGAATATGGCCTATGCCGATGAGGCTGTGGGGCTGACTCTCAAGACCCAGATTTATATCAAACCCGGGGAATTGATGGTCAAAGCCCAGGATAAACAGCCCCAGATGGGGTCCCGTTTCAAGGCCAACATCTTTTGGGTGGGCAAAGCGCCTCTGATTAAAAACAAAACTTATAAGCTAAAAATCGGCACCCTGAAAATTGGGGTGAAGATGGTGGAAATCCTTAACATCATTGACGCGGCGGAGCTGAATATCGACACCTTCAAAGACCAGGCGGAAAAGCATGATGTGGCGGAATGCATTTTTGAGACCGCCAAGCCCATTGCTTTTGATCCGGTGACAGAAATGGAGCAGACCGGGCGCTTCGTGATTGTGGATAATTACGAAATCTCCGGCGGGGGAATTATCCTGGAGCAGGTCGATGATGACCGCAGCAGCCTGCAGGAGCATGTGCGGCAGCGGGAAACTCAGTGGGAAAAGGGACTGATTCAGCCGGCACAGCGGGCGGGGATCTATGGACATAAAGCCAAGTTCATCGTCCTGACCTCCGGCAGTGCCGACCATGGCCCGGTGATCGAAACCATCGCCCGGGAACTGGAACAAACCCTCTTCCGGCTCAATTACAAAGCCTATTATCTGGGGGTCAGAAACCTTCTGCACGGTTTGGCAGCGGAAGAGACAATAAAAGACTGGAGCAGGGACCGGGAGATCAGGCAGGTCGGTGAATTAGCCAGAATCCTCACCGACTCCGGGCAGATCTTTATCACCACGGTCTTTAATCTGGAGGATGATGAAGCGGAAAACTTAAAACTGCTTAACCAGCCCAGTGAGATACTGGTCATCACTATTGGGGAATCGCCATTCTATTCTTTTCAGCCGGATGCCAGCCTTGAGGTTGAGGGGGCTGTGGCGGCTGTGGGCGGCCTTTTGCAGAAGCAGGAGATTATTTTGGATTATTATTTGTAG
- the thiS gene encoding sulfur carrier protein ThiS yields the protein MMKITVNGQDVLLEKELTVQELLVAQRAEMPEYVTVGINEELIEREDFADRKVRAGDSVEFLYFMGGGSFGKVKAAKAATGKEGAA from the coding sequence ATGATGAAAATTACGGTAAATGGGCAGGATGTGCTTCTGGAGAAAGAGCTGACGGTGCAGGAGCTTCTGGTCGCCCAAAGGGCGGAGATGCCGGAATATGTAACCGTGGGAATCAATGAGGAGCTGATCGAGCGGGAGGATTTTGCCGACCGGAAGGTCAGGGCGGGAGATAGTGTGGAGTTCCTTTATTTTATGGGAGGGGGAAGCTTTGGGAAAGTTAAGGCCGCCAAGGCAGCAACCGGGAAAGAGGGTGCCGCCTGA
- the moeB gene encoding molybdopterin-synthase adenylyltransferase MoeB gives MGFSDEQLERYSRHIILKEVGVKGQKKLLQSRVLIIGTGGLGAPAAMFLAAAGVGTIGLVDFDGVELSNLQRQIIHLTKDVGKPKVISGRETIGEMNPDVEVVPYQEWVSSGNIQDIIWDRDYDFIIDGTDNFPAKFLINDACVLSGKPFSHAGIIRFQGQTMTYVPGQGPCYRCIFKNPPPTDSVPTCKQAGVLGVMGGIIGTIQATEAIKYILGLGDLLTGALLTYDALKMEFRRVKLPHNKKCQVCGEEPSITELIDYEQAACDLN, from the coding sequence ATGGGTTTCAGTGACGAACAGCTGGAGCGGTATTCCCGGCATATCATCCTTAAAGAGGTTGGGGTTAAAGGTCAGAAAAAATTGCTCCAGTCCAGGGTCCTGATTATCGGTACGGGCGGGCTGGGAGCGCCGGCAGCTATGTTCTTGGCGGCCGCGGGTGTCGGTACCATCGGGCTGGTGGACTTTGACGGAGTGGAGCTTTCCAACCTGCAGCGGCAGATCATTCACCTGACCAAGGATGTGGGCAAGCCTAAAGTGATATCGGGCCGGGAGACCATTGGGGAAATGAACCCGGATGTGGAAGTGGTGCCTTATCAGGAATGGGTCAGCTCCGGCAATATCCAGGATATTATCTGGGACCGGGATTATGATTTTATCATCGACGGCACGGATAATTTTCCGGCTAAGTTTCTGATCAACGACGCCTGTGTTCTCAGCGGGAAGCCTTTTTCCCATGCCGGGATCATCCGCTTCCAGGGACAGACCATGACTTATGTGCCCGGGCAGGGGCCATGCTACCGCTGCATTTTCAAGAATCCCCCGCCGACCGACAGCGTACCAACCTGCAAACAGGCAGGGGTGCTGGGGGTTATGGGAGGGATCATCGGCACCATTCAGGCCACGGAAGCCATCAAATATATTCTGGGCCTCGGGGACTTGCTGACCGGCGCCCTGCTGACCTATGACGCCCTTAAAATGGAGTTTCGGAGAGTTAAGCTGCCTCATAATAAAAAATGCCAGGTATGCGGGGAAGAACCCTCGATCACAGAACTGATCGATTACGAGCAGGCTGCCTGCGATCTGAATTGA
- a CDS encoding M67 family metallopeptidase: MITLTKKQMEEMLAHARQALPNEACGLLGGRRDGDDRWVERVYPLNNLDQSPEHFSMDPREQLTAVKDMRKNGWVMLGNFHSHPATPARPSAEDKRLAFDPSLSYLIISLAEPQKPVCKSFLIKKDGVDEEEIILKEE, encoded by the coding sequence ATGATCACCCTGACTAAAAAGCAAATGGAAGAGATGCTGGCGCATGCCCGCCAAGCTCTGCCCAATGAGGCCTGCGGACTGCTGGGAGGCCGTAGGGATGGAGATGATCGGTGGGTAGAGCGGGTTTACCCCCTGAACAATCTGGATCAGAGTCCGGAGCATTTCAGCATGGACCCCCGGGAACAATTAACGGCGGTCAAAGATATGCGGAAAAACGGCTGGGTAATGCTGGGCAATTTCCACAGTCATCCGGCAACCCCAGCGCGGCCCTCGGCGGAAGATAAAAGGCTGGCCTTCGATCCATCCCTGAGTTACCTGATCATTTCCCTGGCCGAGCCCCAAAAGCCAGTCTGCAAAAGTTTTTTGATCAAAAAGGATGGGGTAGACGAAGAAGAGATTATTCTGAAGGAGGAGTAA
- a CDS encoding 4Fe-4S binding protein, producing the protein MAEVDYKALKKGGFMQQVQKDHFALRLRVAGGQIQADQLQKVTELARTYGQGYIHMTSRQGIEIPFIRLEDVEAVLNELKEVGLEPGACGPRVRTITACQGAAICPSGLIDTTRLAGELDKRYFARELPHKFKLGVTGCGNNCLKAEENDLGIKGGVRPSWQQDQCIYCGLCQAVCPAKAIEVHRQEETLSLDSQLCTYCGKCVKSCPTSAWEGERGFLLSFGGLFGNRIAIGKRILPLVITEAHLYQVIDKTLEFFQNHGKPSERFRNTLDRVGWETLAKELEGLDLER; encoded by the coding sequence GTGGCAGAGGTTGATTACAAGGCTTTAAAAAAAGGCGGCTTTATGCAACAGGTGCAAAAGGATCATTTTGCCCTGCGGCTGCGCGTCGCCGGCGGCCAGATCCAAGCCGACCAGCTGCAGAAAGTAACGGAGCTGGCCCGGACCTATGGGCAGGGTTATATTCATATGACCTCAAGGCAGGGTATCGAAATTCCTTTTATCCGGCTGGAGGACGTGGAGGCCGTTTTAAACGAACTGAAAGAGGTCGGGCTGGAGCCCGGTGCCTGCGGCCCCCGGGTCAGAACGATTACAGCCTGCCAGGGGGCGGCGATCTGCCCCAGTGGCCTGATCGACACCACCCGCTTGGCTGGGGAACTGGATAAACGCTATTTTGCCAGGGAGCTTCCCCATAAATTTAAACTGGGCGTTACGGGCTGCGGCAATAATTGCCTGAAAGCGGAAGAAAACGATCTGGGTATCAAAGGGGGCGTCAGGCCCAGCTGGCAGCAGGACCAGTGCATTTATTGCGGTTTATGCCAGGCGGTTTGCCCGGCCAAAGCCATCGAGGTTCACAGACAAGAGGAAACCCTCAGCCTGGACAGTCAGCTGTGCACTTATTGCGGCAAATGCGTTAAATCCTGCCCGACTTCGGCCTGGGAAGGAGAAAGAGGGTTTTTGCTCTCCTTTGGGGGGCTGTTCGGCAACCGGATTGCCATCGGTAAGCGCATCCTGCCTCTGGTCATTACTGAGGCTCACCTTTATCAGGTGATCGATAAAACTTTGGAGTTTTTCCAGAATCACGGCAAACCAAGCGAACGGTTCAGGAACACCCTGGATAGAGTTGGCTGGGAAACCCTTGCTAAAGAATTGGAGGGATTAGATCTTGAACGCTAA
- a CDS encoding sulfurtransferase TusA family protein: MNAKKADRVVDITSVVCPITFVKVKVALEELEPGQLLEILMKDGEPIQNVPRSLKDEGHKLVQVENNGNGTYTVFVEKGN; this comes from the coding sequence TTGAACGCTAAAAAAGCGGATCGGGTGGTGGATATCACCAGTGTTGTCTGCCCCATCACCTTCGTGAAAGTTAAAGTTGCTCTGGAGGAACTGGAACCGGGGCAGTTGCTGGAGATTCTGATGAAGGATGGGGAACCCATTCAAAACGTTCCCCGAAGCTTGAAAGACGAAGGCCATAAGCTGGTTCAGGTAGAAAACAATGGGAACGGAACCTATACCGTTTTCGTAGAAAAAGGAAATTAA
- a CDS encoding HD-GYP domain-containing protein: MKAEWVELNQEWQSTQWVVNRYLSKNHSLKRHSQRVSSLCQSMGEVLELSEEEAAQLEKAALLHDIGKAFIDDRIINKPDRLNEEEWVEIKGHPGKGFDILCAFENMGMTARLILAHHERWDGKGYPRGLKGEEIPRLTRIISIADTYDAMTSSRSYRKPLSKRKAIEELRRNAGTQFDPDLVHIFVDKVIVGEIERVQ, encoded by the coding sequence ATGAAAGCAGAGTGGGTTGAATTGAATCAGGAATGGCAGTCTACCCAATGGGTTGTAAATCGATATCTGTCGAAAAACCACAGCCTAAAAAGACATTCGCAAAGGGTCTCCTCTTTGTGCCAAAGTATGGGTGAGGTTTTGGAATTAAGTGAAGAAGAAGCTGCACAATTGGAAAAGGCGGCTTTGCTTCATGATATTGGCAAAGCCTTTATTGATGACCGTATTATTAATAAACCGGACCGGCTTAATGAAGAGGAATGGGTAGAAATCAAAGGCCACCCAGGGAAAGGTTTTGACATACTTTGTGCTTTTGAGAATATGGGGATGACGGCGCGGCTCATTTTAGCACATCATGAGCGATGGGATGGGAAGGGTTATCCCCGGGGATTAAAAGGGGAAGAAATCCCTCGCCTAACCAGGATAATCTCCATCGCGGATACATATGATGCTATGACGAGTTCGCGCAGCTATCGGAAGCCCTTATCAAAACGTAAGGCTATTGAAGAATTGAGACGCAATGCCGGGACGCAATTTGATCCTGATTTGGTACATATCTTTGTTGATAAGGTTATCGTGGGTGAAATAGAGAGAGTTCAATAA
- a CDS encoding DUF362 domain-containing protein, translated as MIPEVYFTSMKINQGQSLLTKLEKLINRSGILKGIEKNDMVALKIHFGERGNLAYIRPQFVRRVVDQVKKRGGRPFLTDANTLYVGSRSNAIDHLETAIENGFDYSVVGAPLVIADGLNGKDYVSVPVNLKHFQEVKIGSAAVHADALIAVSHFKGHEATGFGGTLKNLGMGLGSRAGKQQQHSDILPQVNEERCTACGKCKNWCPASAITVAGFARIDEKLCIGCGECAVTCTFKAIAVNWKTTPDVIQEKIVEYTVGALKGKEGKSGFITFVNNVSPLCDCVSWNDVPIVQDIGILISQDPVAIDQAAVDLVNQAHGNPHSVLGERHHESDKFRVIHPEVDWSVQLEYGEKIGLGSRQYQLITMD; from the coding sequence ATGATTCCGGAAGTCTATTTTACCAGTATGAAAATCAATCAGGGGCAAAGCCTGCTGACGAAACTGGAAAAGCTTATCAATCGGTCAGGAATCCTGAAAGGAATCGAGAAGAATGACATGGTTGCCCTTAAAATACACTTTGGGGAACGGGGCAATTTAGCTTATATCAGACCACAATTTGTGCGGAGAGTCGTGGATCAGGTCAAGAAAAGAGGCGGCCGCCCCTTTTTAACCGATGCCAATACCCTTTATGTGGGGTCTCGCTCCAATGCCATTGACCATTTGGAAACAGCCATCGAAAACGGTTTTGATTATTCTGTGGTGGGGGCCCCTCTGGTGATTGCCGATGGCCTAAATGGGAAAGACTATGTATCAGTGCCTGTAAATTTGAAGCATTTTCAAGAAGTTAAGATTGGCAGTGCGGCGGTCCATGCGGATGCCCTGATTGCTGTATCTCACTTTAAAGGCCATGAAGCAACCGGTTTTGGCGGGACATTGAAGAACCTTGGTATGGGGTTAGGCAGCCGGGCCGGCAAGCAGCAGCAACATTCGGATATCCTGCCCCAAGTCAATGAAGAGCGCTGCACGGCTTGCGGGAAGTGTAAAAACTGGTGCCCTGCCTCGGCCATCACGGTGGCAGGCTTTGCCCGGATTGATGAGAAGCTCTGTATCGGGTGCGGAGAATGTGCGGTAACCTGCACCTTCAAAGCCATTGCTGTCAATTGGAAGACCACACCGGACGTGATTCAGGAAAAGATTGTGGAATATACCGTAGGTGCTTTAAAGGGGAAGGAAGGCAAGAGCGGGTTCATTACCTTTGTTAATAATGTCTCACCTCTCTGTGATTGCGTGAGTTGGAATGATGTTCCCATCGTTCAGGACATTGGTATACTTATCTCCCAAGATCCTGTAGCCATCGATCAAGCGGCTGTGGATCTGGTGAATCAGGCCCATGGTAATCCTCATTCCGTTTTGGGCGAGCGTCATCATGAGTCAGACAAGTTCCGCGTGATTCACCCTGAAGTGGACTGGTCTGTTCAGCTGGAGTATGGGGAAAAGATCGGCTTAGGGTCACGCCAATACCAGCTCATTACTATGGATTAG
- a CDS encoding adaptor protein MecA has translation MRIQKVNENTIRIFISFAELADRDITMADLFQRSQRSEQVFWELISQAREEVEFNLDQPFWIQATASSNEEFVITVIKQEDTTEVITKEKESKRPSRSKVMEWVYAFADIEDVLAVVKRIPDFSRVRSSLFEFDGEYYLVVSHLGTGKKKQVAEALLDEYGELVDVAKLFLEEHGRVILKERALQTLKTHFKF, from the coding sequence ATGCGCATTCAAAAAGTCAACGAAAATACGATCCGCATCTTCATCTCCTTCGCCGAACTTGCCGACAGAGATATTACCATGGCAGATTTATTTCAACGTTCGCAAAGAAGTGAGCAGGTGTTTTGGGAGTTAATCTCTCAGGCAAGGGAAGAAGTGGAGTTTAACCTAGATCAACCCTTTTGGATACAAGCCACAGCATCATCCAATGAGGAATTTGTGATTACTGTCATCAAGCAAGAAGACACAACAGAGGTCATAACTAAAGAAAAGGAAAGCAAACGGCCAAGCCGGTCCAAGGTTATGGAGTGGGTGTATGCTTTTGCCGATATTGAGGATGTCCTAGCCGTTGTCAAGCGTATACCCGATTTTTCCCGTGTGCGCTCCAGTCTTTTTGAATTTGATGGGGAATATTATCTTGTGGTCAGTCATTTAGGTACGGGTAAGAAAAAACAGGTGGCAGAGGCTTTGCTCGACGAATATGGTGAGCTGGTGGATGTAGCTAAGCTCTTCTTGGAAGAGCACGGAAGAGTTATATTGAAAGAGCGCGCCCTGCAAACTTTGAAAACCCATTTTAAGTTCTAA
- a CDS encoding LCP family protein → MRKKSAFKRLGLTLLVMVLLVGGIVLGFSGLSMSKSKPLPGEQSGPMTEEELKNRISVLLIGADQRPGEQSFNTDTIILATIDPKSARVSLLSIPRDTRVSIPGHKDIKINGVAPLTDLDNLVDVVSDLVGIPISGYIQTNFNGFKQIIDTLGGITVDVEKDMYYETGDDEDGFINLKKGLQKLDGSKALQYARFRNDGLGDISRTARQQIVLKAVAGEMLKLGTLPKLPWLIPQLNEAVNTNLQLGDMFKIAKTAVKFKDVEIYTQTLPGSFHDMNGLSYWDVDPEQVKEVVSNLLRGITTDKVVGDTIIDLLEPVEPNNPLPQVPGSPGDPNGTESPDYHITDPDDEGNPAEEEKPVDDGTENEPGKKPGDEPGDKPGDKPGNKPGKEPGEGTGEEPGIPEEPSAPEEPSAPEEPSVPEGAGGGEAVNDPSE, encoded by the coding sequence GTGCGAAAAAAATCTGCTTTCAAAAGATTGGGTTTAACCTTACTGGTCATGGTACTTCTTGTGGGAGGAATCGTTCTCGGCTTCAGTGGACTCAGTATGTCCAAATCAAAACCCCTGCCGGGTGAGCAAAGTGGCCCTATGACTGAAGAGGAACTGAAGAACCGCATCAGTGTTCTTTTGATCGGTGCGGATCAGCGGCCTGGGGAACAATCATTCAATACGGATACCATCATCTTAGCGACCATTGATCCTAAAAGCGCCCGGGTCAGCTTATTGTCCATCCCCCGCGATACCCGTGTTTCTATACCCGGACATAAGGATATCAAGATTAATGGAGTAGCTCCTTTGACAGATTTGGATAACCTGGTGGATGTGGTTTCTGATCTGGTGGGCATACCTATCTCCGGCTATATTCAGACGAACTTTAATGGTTTCAAGCAAATCATCGACACGTTAGGCGGAATCACCGTGGATGTGGAGAAGGATATGTATTATGAGACCGGAGATGATGAAGACGGATTTATTAATCTAAAAAAAGGCCTTCAGAAACTGGATGGCTCCAAAGCATTGCAGTATGCGCGTTTTCGCAATGATGGCTTGGGAGATATTTCACGCACTGCCCGGCAGCAGATAGTTCTCAAGGCTGTAGCCGGGGAAATGCTCAAGCTGGGCACTCTGCCTAAGCTGCCTTGGCTGATTCCTCAGTTGAATGAAGCGGTCAATACGAACCTTCAGTTAGGTGATATGTTTAAGATTGCCAAGACCGCTGTTAAATTTAAAGATGTGGAGATTTATACCCAAACCTTGCCGGGAAGTTTCCATGATATGAATGGCCTCAGTTATTGGGATGTGGATCCTGAGCAAGTGAAAGAGGTGGTCAGCAACCTTCTGCGGGGAATCACCACGGATAAGGTTGTCGGGGACACGATTATCGATTTGCTTGAACCGGTAGAGCCCAATAACCCTCTGCCCCAAGTACCGGGAAGCCCCGGTGATCCTAATGGAACGGAATCTCCGGATTACCACATAACCGATCCTGACGATGAAGGCAACCCTGCTGAAGAGGAGAAGCCTGTGGACGACGGGACTGAGAATGAACCCGGTAAGAAGCCGGGCGATGAACCAGGAGATAAACCAGGAGATAAACCAGGAAATAAACCAGGAAAAGAACCGGGAGAAGGTACAGGAGAAGAACCAGGGATACCGGAGGAACCCAGTGCACCTGAGGAACCTAGTGCACCGGAGGAACCCAGTGTACCTGAGGGAGCAGGGGGTGGAGAAGCTGTCAATGATCCCAGTGAGTAA